From the Planctomycetota bacterium genome, the window CCGGTGTGCACTTTGGCCACCCCGTGAGCCGGTGGAATCCGAAGATGGAGCCGTACATCTACGGCCGCAAGGGCAACGTCCACCTCATCGACATCAAGGAAACCGTCAAAGGTTTGCTTCGTGCGAAGCAGTTGATTCAACGCATCGCCGCCGGCGGTAAGGACATCCTCTTTGTCGGCACCAAGCGCCAGGCCCGCGACCCGGTCAAGACCCAGGCCGAGCGGTGCGGCATGCACCACGTCACCGAGCGTTGGCTCGGTGGGACGCTGACCAACTTCCGCACCATCCGTGCCCGCCTCGAACGCCTCGGCGAGCTCGACGAGATGTGGGAGTCCGGCGAGATCGACACCTACTCCAAGAAGATGAAGGCCACGCTCAGCCGTGAGCGCAAGAAGATCAAGACTAACCTCGACGGCATCCGCAAGATGGAGAAGATGCCCGGCCTGATCTTCATCGTCGACGTCCGCCGCGAGAAGATCGCTGTCAACGAAGCCAAGAAGCTCGGCATCCCGACGATCGCCTTGATCGACACCGATGGCGACCCGGACATGATCGACTTGCCGATCCCCGGCAACGACGACGCGATGCGTGCGATCGAGGCCGTGATGGTCGAACTCGCCGACAGCGCCGAGGAAGGCCGCAAGGGCCGTGCGCCGGAAGTCGAGAAGAAGAGCGACCGCGAGCGCGGCCCGAAGCGTCGTAGCGAGCGGGCCTCTTTCCGGGCCGAGCAAGCGCCGGCGACCAAGACCGAGTCGACCAACGAAGCCGGCGAGAAGTCGGTCAAGCTCGACACGCCCGCCGAAACACCCGCACCGACCCCGGCGGCCGCCGATACACCCGCGCCCGAAGCGCCGGCAGCCGAAGCCGCTCCGGCCGGTGCCTGATCTCTCCCGCAAACAACCCTCACCAACTCACTGACACTTGTTATGGCAGTTACCGCA encodes:
- the rpsB gene encoding 30S ribosomal protein S2 translates to GVHFGHPVSRWNPKMEPYIYGRKGNVHLIDIKETVKGLLRAKQLIQRIAAGGKDILFVGTKRQARDPVKTQAERCGMHHVTERWLGGTLTNFRTIRARLERLGELDEMWESGEIDTYSKKMKATLSRERKKIKTNLDGIRKMEKMPGLIFIVDVRREKIAVNEAKKLGIPTIALIDTDGDPDMIDLPIPGNDDAMRAIEAVMVELADSAEEGRKGRAPEVEKKSDRERGPKRRSERASFRAEQAPATKTESTNEAGEKSVKLDTPAETPAPTPAAADTPAPEAPAAEAAPAGA